One Paenibacillus sp. SYP-B4298 genomic window, GGTTTGTGGAGTGGAGCAGCCGGTTTTCGCGGGAGAGGTTTGACGATATTCTGGATGTGGAGACCGGCGGAATGCTAGAGGTGTGGGCGGATCTGCTGGAGATGAGCGGGGAGGACAAGTATACCACACTGTTAGAGCGGTATTACCGCAGCAGGCTGTTCCAGCCGTTGCTTGATGGCAAGGACCCTCTAACCAACATGCATGCCAATACGACGATTCCCGAGGTGCTGGGCTGCGCCAGAGCGTATGAGGTCACTGGTGAAGAGAAGTGGCTTGACATTGTTCGCGCTTACTGGAACTGTGCAGTTACGGAGCGTGGCTGTCTGGCGACCGGCGGGCAGACGGCAGGTGAGGTCTGGATGCCGAAGATGAAGATGAAGGCGCGTCTGGGGGACAAAAATCAGGAGCATTGCACCGTCTACAATATGATACGGCTGGCGGAGTTCCTGTTCCGGCAGACGGGAGAGCCTGCCTATGCCCAGTATATGGAGTACAACCTGTATAACGGAATTATGGCGCAGGCATATTACCAGGAATATCATCTGACTGGCAACAAGCATGGCCATCCAAGCCGCGGGTTGCTGACGTATTTTCTTCCGATGAAGGCAGGACTGCGCAAGGATTGGAGCTCGGAGACAGACAGCTTCTTCTGCTGTCACGGTACGATGGTTCAGGCCAATGCAGCATGGAATCAGGGCCTGTACTATCAGGAGAACGATGCAGTCTACGTCTGCCAATACTTTCATTCCGAGGTCAGGCTGGAGATCGGAGGAGCCAAGGTGCGGCTCGTTCAGACCCAGGACCCGATGAGCGGGAGTCTGCTCTCCTCTTCTAATACAGCGGGGTATCAGGTAATCAATGAAGTGACCGCCCGTCATGAGAATATGCCTTCATACCGCAAATATGATCTCGTTATTCATACGGAGCAGCCGACGGAGTTCGCTCTATGCTGCCGCATTCCCGACTGGATTATGGAGGCGGCGGCGATCTATGTCAATGGGGAATGCCTGGCAAGGACGAAGGACAGCAGCCAGTTCCACGCCATCCGGCGCGTCTGGCAGGACGGCGACCGAGTAAGTCTGATATTGCCGATCGGCATACGCTTCATCCCGCTCCCGGATGATGCGAATACGGGCGCCTTCCGGTATGGCCCTGAGGTGCTGGCGGGTCTGTGCGAGGAGGAAAGGCTGCTGTATGCCGAGTCGGATGACATTGCTGCCGAGATTGAGGCAGAAAATGAGCGCGAGTGGGGAAGCTGGAGATTCTTCTTCAAGACAGTCAATCAGGACCCGGGCATTCAACTGCGGCGCATCCGGGATATTGGCTATGAACCGTATCAGATGTATTTTAAGGTGAAACGGCGATGAACAGGTTAAACAACCTCCGGTCGCTTGAGCAAGGTAGCCGCGTTTCGCCCATGCCGGGATGGTCAGAATTGTCCACGGAACGGGTCGTGCTTGTACAGATTCAGGCCCGTGCAGTATCTTGGCGAATCATGATGGCCATCACCGAGGAGCTAATGGCGTTGGAGGCTGGCAGGTGTAGCCCAAGTTTGCGACAACGAACCTCATGTCATTAGCGCATGAGGTTTTTGCCAATGTCCCGATGCTTGTCCTGTCCGCACATCAGGGGTATGATAAATAGCAAAAGCCAGCAGGTATGGAATGGGAGATTCAGTATGAGAGCCAGCATACGCACCAAGTTATTCGCAAGCTTCTCCGTTGTTATCGTTGCTTCCTTGTCCATTGTGAGCGTGCTTTGGTACAACAAATATTACAACAGCCAGCGGGAGTCAGCGGAGAATTTCATGTCACGAACCATTCTGGATGCGAACAAAAGCCTTGAGCTCACATTGAAGGATATTGACTATATAAGCACGATTATTTCGCTTAACAGGCCCAATGTGATTGATATGTTGTTGCCAGATGCAACAGAAACGTTAATCGAGCGACTCGAAAAGGATCGCAAGCTCGATAATTTCATTTCCAGCCTATACGGCTACAAATATTATATATCTAGCATTCTGGTCGCGAGGACCGACGGGCGCAGCTATGCACAAGGTTCAACGGTTCCAACGGATGAATTTATGCAATCAAGCTGGTATAAGCAGCTTCTGGAGCAGCAGGGGAACAAAATATTTATTACGACGCACGCCAATACGAAGCTGAATAAGGTGTCTGCCTATATGAACCAAAACGTTGTTTCCATCTCGCGTGCAATCATGAATGGAAACGAGGCAGTGGGTTACGTTAACATTGATTTCAATTACGAGGTCGTGGACCGGATTTTTAATACTCCGCTGCCGAATAAGAGCCAGTTGTTTTTGCTGGACGATCAAGGCAACTTTGTTTATTCTCCCCGCGCAGATAATATTAATAAGTCAATTTCTGGTACAGACTATGCCAGTGTGCTTCCGCAGCTAACGGGAAACTCGGGAAAGCTCAGTATGAGAATTAACGGCGAAGAGCATCTTGTCGTCTACCATACATCGGATTATATGAATTGGACAACGGTTGGTCTGATCCCAAGGAGTGAGTTGCTGGCCGAGAGTAGGAAAGCTGCGAATAACATTATGCTCATCCCCATTCTTACACTGATTGCTGCATTGATTGTGGCGACGATTATTTCAAATCACATTACCAAAAATATTGGACGCTTGCGCCACGCGATGAAAAAGGTCAGTGCAGGCAATTTGTCGAATCCAATTGCGATAACCTCCGGGGACGAGGTGGAGGAGCTAAGCCGTGGCTTTAATGCGATGGTAACCAATTTGCGTGTTCTTCTCGATGATATCAAGCAGACGGAGGAGCAGAAGCGGGTGCTCGAATTCAAGGCGCTGCAAGCCCAGATCAATCCCCATTTCTTGTTTAATACCTTAAACCAGATCAAATGGCTTGCCGATGTACAGAAGGCGGACAACATCAAGCAACTGGTGACCTCGCTGGTCACGCTTCTCCATAGCAGTATGGGCAAGGGGGGCGAATTTATTTCGGTGCGGGAGGAGCTGCAATATTTAGAGCATTATTTAAATATCCAGCAATTTCGCTATTATGATAAATTCGATGCCGTATTCGATATCGAGGAAGAGATTCAGGATGCCCGCTTGTTGAAGTTTTTGCTGCAGCCTATTGTTGAGAACGCATTGATCCATGGGCTTGAGCCGTTAAAAGGAAGAGGGAAGCTTGTCATTAAAGGGTATGGGGAAGAAGGACATATCGTGCTGAAAGTATCGGATGACGGTGTGGGTATTGAACCGGAAAGACTTGCTACAATGTTTGATCGGGCGACGGAGCAAAATCAATCACGATTTA contains:
- a CDS encoding beta-L-arabinofuranosidase domain-containing protein, translated to MRELKGKQVIIRDRELKRREEANRDYLLQLNTDHLLFNYRLEAGRYTGRSIPEGAHGGWETPVCQLRGHFLGHWLSAAAIHYHETGHPELKVKAEAIIDELAECQRDNGGQWIGPIPEKYLHWIANGKNVWAPQYNLHKILMGLVDAYRYLNSDKALEVAGRFADWFVEWSSRFSRERFDDILDVETGGMLEVWADLLEMSGEDKYTTLLERYYRSRLFQPLLDGKDPLTNMHANTTIPEVLGCARAYEVTGEEKWLDIVRAYWNCAVTERGCLATGGQTAGEVWMPKMKMKARLGDKNQEHCTVYNMIRLAEFLFRQTGEPAYAQYMEYNLYNGIMAQAYYQEYHLTGNKHGHPSRGLLTYFLPMKAGLRKDWSSETDSFFCCHGTMVQANAAWNQGLYYQENDAVYVCQYFHSEVRLEIGGAKVRLVQTQDPMSGSLLSSSNTAGYQVINEVTARHENMPSYRKYDLVIHTEQPTEFALCCRIPDWIMEAAAIYVNGECLARTKDSSQFHAIRRVWQDGDRVSLILPIGIRFIPLPDDANTGAFRYGPEVLAGLCEEERLLYAESDDIAAEIEAENEREWGSWRFFFKTVNQDPGIQLRRIRDIGYEPYQMYFKVKRR
- a CDS encoding cache domain-containing sensor histidine kinase, which produces MRASIRTKLFASFSVVIVASLSIVSVLWYNKYYNSQRESAENFMSRTILDANKSLELTLKDIDYISTIISLNRPNVIDMLLPDATETLIERLEKDRKLDNFISSLYGYKYYISSILVARTDGRSYAQGSTVPTDEFMQSSWYKQLLEQQGNKIFITTHANTKLNKVSAYMNQNVVSISRAIMNGNEAVGYVNIDFNYEVVDRIFNTPLPNKSQLFLLDDQGNFVYSPRADNINKSISGTDYASVLPQLTGNSGKLSMRINGEEHLVVYHTSDYMNWTTVGLIPRSELLAESRKAANNIMLIPILTLIAALIVATIISNHITKNIGRLRHAMKKVSAGNLSNPIAITSGDEVEELSRGFNAMVTNLRVLLDDIKQTEEQKRVLEFKALQAQINPHFLFNTLNQIKWLADVQKADNIKQLVTSLVTLLHSSMGKGGEFISVREELQYLEHYLNIQQFRYYDKFDAVFDIEEEIQDARLLKFLLQPIVENALIHGLEPLKGRGKLVIKGYGEEGHIVLKVSDDGVGIEPERLATMFDRATEQNQSRFSGIGLGNVQERIKLHYGAGYGLQVESVPGLFTTVTLRIPVEVEGEDQDA